A single genomic interval of Polaribacter vadi harbors:
- a CDS encoding glycerol-3-phosphate dehydrogenase/oxidase: MNKFSYFNRQKIATDLQTTEFDLLIIGGGITGAGIALDAASRGMKVALIEKNDFASGTSSKSTKLIHGGLRYLKQFDFWLVKEVGTERAIVHKLAPHLVIPEKMILPLIEGGTYGSWLTSIGLKVYDILASVEGEDKRKMLDKEEALEQEPLLPEAILNGAGYYAEYRTDDARLTIEVLKTALDYGAKILSYTEATEFIYKEDRVVGAKVKDTISGDKFAIKAKYVVNAAGPWVDELRQINHSKIGKRLHLTKGVHLVVAHEKLPIKQSVYFDVPDGRMMFAIPRGRVTYFGTTDTNYQKDKDHVETNLVDATYLISAVNNMFPDINISLDDVQSSWAGLRPLIHEEGKSASELSRKDEIFVSDTELISIAGGKLTGYRKMAERIVDLVGKKYERRFDKEFDEIKTKEIVLSGGTFKNSSEVRSYIDAIHNRIAEVDFDEKDAEYLVHNYGKQTDIILQKFDDLMHDNMQEKMIIAEVWFTIHHEMACTPTDFFMRRTGRLFFDANSVKVYKKLVFSEFQKYFSWDDKTVEKHQKELEEKLKTATTFE, from the coding sequence ATGAACAAATTTTCATACTTCAACAGGCAAAAAATAGCCACAGATTTACAAACTACCGAATTTGATTTACTAATTATTGGTGGTGGAATTACTGGTGCAGGAATCGCTTTAGACGCAGCTTCTAGAGGCATGAAAGTTGCTTTGATTGAAAAAAACGATTTTGCCTCAGGAACGTCAAGTAAATCCACAAAGTTAATTCATGGAGGTTTACGTTACTTGAAACAATTCGATTTTTGGTTGGTAAAAGAAGTAGGAACTGAAAGAGCAATTGTGCATAAGTTAGCACCACATTTGGTAATTCCAGAAAAAATGATTTTACCTTTAATTGAAGGTGGAACTTATGGTTCTTGGTTAACCTCAATTGGCTTAAAAGTGTACGATATTTTAGCATCTGTAGAAGGTGAAGACAAACGTAAAATGCTAGATAAAGAGGAAGCTTTAGAACAAGAACCTTTGTTGCCAGAAGCTATTTTAAATGGCGCTGGTTATTACGCAGAATATAGAACAGATGATGCTCGTTTAACAATTGAAGTCTTAAAAACAGCCTTAGATTATGGTGCAAAAATTCTTAGTTATACAGAAGCTACAGAGTTTATTTATAAAGAAGATAGAGTTGTTGGTGCCAAAGTAAAAGATACTATTTCTGGTGATAAATTTGCCATAAAAGCTAAATATGTAGTAAATGCTGCAGGACCTTGGGTAGACGAATTGCGTCAAATAAACCATTCAAAAATTGGGAAGCGTTTGCATTTAACAAAAGGAGTTCATTTAGTAGTTGCTCACGAAAAATTGCCCATAAAACAATCTGTTTATTTTGATGTGCCAGATGGAAGAATGATGTTTGCAATTCCTCGTGGACGAGTTACCTATTTTGGAACAACAGACACCAATTATCAAAAAGATAAAGATCATGTAGAAACTAATTTAGTGGATGCAACCTATTTAATATCAGCAGTTAATAACATGTTTCCAGACATTAATATTTCTTTAGATGATGTGCAAAGTTCTTGGGCTGGTTTGCGTCCTTTAATTCATGAAGAAGGAAAATCGGCATCAGAATTATCTAGAAAAGATGAGATTTTTGTTTCTGATACTGAGCTAATTTCTATTGCTGGTGGTAAATTAACTGGCTACAGAAAAATGGCAGAACGCATTGTAGATTTAGTTGGTAAAAAATACGAACGCAGATTTGACAAAGAATTTGATGAAATAAAAACCAAAGAAATTGTACTTTCTGGTGGAACATTCAAAAATTCATCTGAAGTAAGAAGTTATATAGATGCCATTCACAATAGAATTGCAGAAGTAGATTTTGATGAAAAAGATGCTGAATATTTAGTGCATAATTATGGAAAACAAACGGACATCATCTTGCAAAAATTTGATGATTTAATGCACGATAATATGCAGGAAAAAATGATCATTGCAGAAGTTTGGTTTACAATACATCATGAAATGGCTTGCACACCAACAGACTTTTTTATGCGAAGAACAGGTCGTTTATTTTTTGATGCAAACAGCGTAAAAGTCTATAAAAAACTAGTTTTTAGCGAATTTCAAAAATATTTTTCTTGGGATGATAAAACTGTTGAAAAACATCAAAAAGAACTAGAAGAAAAACTAAAAACAGCAACCACTTTTGAGTAG